Within the Pengzhenrongella sicca genome, the region TGTACCGGTACTTCGCGCGGCGCGGCCCGCTGGACGACGCCGAGGACCTCACGGCCGACGTGCTCGCGATCGCGTGGCGCCGCCGCGACGACGTGCCCGACGGCGCCGAGCTGCCGTGGCTCTACCGCACCGCGGGGTTCGTGCTCGCCAACCACCGCCGCAAGGGTCGTCCGGTGCCGGTCGCCGAGCTGCCCGACGACGTCGACGACGCGGACCCCGCCGACCTCGCGCTCGCCGACGACGAGGTCCGGCACGTGCTTGCCGCGCTCGGCGCGCGCGACCGCCGGATCCTGCTGCTCCACGCGTGGGAGGGGCTCGACGGTCAGCAGCTGGCGGCGGTGCTCGGGATCTCGCGCGGGGGAGCCGACGCGGCCCTCTCCCGCGCCCGGAGCCGGTTGCGGGCCGCCTGGGCGGAGCTCCCGAGCGCGTGAGCGCGCGAGCGCTCGAGCCCCCGGTGCAAGTCTGGCGGGCTCGGGCACATAGGCCGGGTAGACGCAGCAACCACCCCGACCGAACCCGCGACCTGCCCCGAGGAGCACCCGTGAACGACACGACCGGTCCAGAGCCCGAAGGGCCCGACGCCGCCTTCGACCGGCTGCGGGCCGCCGACCCGGCCGCCGGCCTCGCGGCGGACGTCGACGCCCTCGACGCCGCGGTCCGCCAGCGGATCGCGGCCGCGACCCACGACGCGACGGCCCCCGACGAGCTGTCCGTCGCGCGCGCGCGCCGCGGGCGCGCCGCCTGGCTGTCCGTCGCCGCCGTCGCCGCCGGCGCCCTCGTGTTCGGTTCCGCGGGCTACGCGCTCGGCAACGCGGGGGGTTCGGGCGATTCGACGACGGCCGGCGCCGTGATCACCCTCGGCCAGCAGGGGAGCGCCGAGCAGGGCGCGGCCTCCGACGCGGCGAACGCCGCTCCCGAGATGGCCACGAGCGACGTCGGCCGCAGCGCGCTGAGCTACCCGTCCGGGTACGGCAGCCGCACGACCTTCACCTCGACCGGACTCTCGGATGCGGCCGGTTCGGCGCAGGCCTGGGCCTACGACCCGGCCGCCGCGTTCAACGCCGCGACCGCCGAACGCGTCGCCGCGGCGCTCGGGCTCGCGGGCTCGGCGGCGCTCGTGGACGGGATGTGGTCGATCGGCCCGAACGACGGCACCGGCCCGTCGCTGCAGCTGCAGCCCGACGGGCTCGCGAGCGTGAACTTCTACGACCCGACCCGTGACCCGTACGCCTGCCAGGCCAGCGGGGCCGAGCCGGCCGAGGAGGGCGACGGGACCGACCCCGACAACGGCGCCGTTCCCCTGCCCGGGCCGCCGAAGGACTGCGCGACCGCCGAGGTCGGCGCCGCGCCGCAGGGCGACGCCGCGGTGGCCGCGGCCCGGGACCTCCTCGGCTCCCTCGGCGTGGACGCCGACGCGTTCGAGTACGAGACGCAGGACTCCGGCGTCGTCGGCGCGTCCTACGTCTCCGCCTACCAGGTGGTCGACGGCGAGCGGACCGGCGCGGCCTGGAGCGTCGGGTTCGCCGGCGACGGCATCCAGTCGCTGAACGGGCCGCTCGCGGCGGTCACCTCGCTCGGGTCCTACGACCTCGTGAGCGAGCAGGAGGCGGTGTCCCGCCTCAGCGACCCACGGTTCGGGGCGAGCTACAGCTACCCGATGATGTACGCCAGCGGCATCGCCGACGACGCCGCATCCTCGGTCCGTGAGTCCGCCGAGCTGGGCGCGACGACCGATCTGGGCACGTCGACGGAGGTCGCCCCGGCGCCCGAGCCGACCCTTCCGCCTGCGGTCGAGCCCGGCAGCGCCTTCGCCTGGCCGGTCACGGAGGTCACGCTCACCTCGGCCCGCCTCGGCCTGACGATGTACACGCTGCCCGACGGCGCGAGCGTGCTGCTGCCGGCCTACGTGCTCTCGAGCGCGGACGGCCAGAGCTGGTCGGTGGTCGCGGTCGCGGACTCCCAGCTCGACTTCACCCCGCAGGGCTGACGGCGCGAAAGATCGCCCACTGTTCGCTTTCCGCCGTCCGGCGGCGGGCGTTACGCTTGGCGAGACGACCCGACGTTCCCAGCCCCCTGCGGATGCGTCGGGTCGTCCTCTGTCTGCGCATCGTCCGGTCTGCTCGGCCGGCACCAGGACGCCGTGCCTACCAGGACGCCGTGCCTACCAAGGACGCGGTGCCTACCAAGGACGCGGTGCCTACCAAGGACGCGGTGCCTACCACGACGCCCTGCGGCGCCCCGGCGGCAGCTCGCGCCGCAGCGGCCCGGGACCGCGCGGGGAGATCACGTCCCACCACCGCTCGACGACCGTCCCGGCGAAGAATCCTGCGGCCACGGTCGTGAGCCCATCGGTCCACTCCGTCAGGAGCGCGTCAACGCAGGACTCGTCGCCCGCCCGGTCGCGCAGCTCCGCGAGCAGGGACGGCTGGTGGGTCTCGAGGTAGCCGCGGACGGCGAGCCGGACGTCGGCATCCGTCAGCGGC harbors:
- a CDS encoding DUF7715 family protein, producing MLLLTVTTETQGRRSTDSCSAIDGELVFLAQTSDCDQYEPTSPWPRSFQGLSSTELTTTAVVRDVPLTDADVRLAVRGYLETHQPSLLAELRDRAGDESCVDALLTEWTDGLTTVAAGFFAGTVVERWWDVISPRGPGPLRRELPPGRRRASW
- a CDS encoding RNA polymerase sigma factor; translation: MVAEQPALVADGPVEAPVPTRDDAWFEGLFRAHATALYRYFARRGPLDDAEDLTADVLAIAWRRRDDVPDGAELPWLYRTAGFVLANHRRKGRPVPVAELPDDVDDADPADLALADDEVRHVLAALGARDRRILLLHAWEGLDGQQLAAVLGISRGGADAALSRARSRLRAAWAELPSA